The proteins below are encoded in one region of Gopherus flavomarginatus isolate rGopFla2 chromosome 12, rGopFla2.mat.asm, whole genome shotgun sequence:
- the LOC127032508 gene encoding olfactory receptor 1052-like: MMNQEKGNQTSITEFILLGFGTLPELQILLFLLFLVIYIATMAGNIFIVALVVTDQHLHTPMYFFLGNLSCLETCYTSTILPSLLASLLTEGRTISFSGCITQYYFFVSMVATECFLLLVMSYDRCLAIGNPLHYAAHMSVRSCLQLAGGSRTGGFLLSSLTTLLISQLTFCGPNDIDHFFCDFIRLVKISCNDPQMMEMLALTLSLIFLLVPFLLTSMSYIYIIAIILKIPSSTGRQKAFSTCSFHLIVVTMYYGTLLIAYMFPTTNRLRDFKKVLSVFYTVLTPLGNPLIYSLRNKEVKEALRKASRKSMFGQC; this comes from the coding sequence ATGATGAACCAAGAAAAGGGAAATCAAACGtccatcacagaattcatcctcctgggatttgggACTCTCCCTGAACTGCAAATCCTTCTTTTCCTGCTGTTTCTCGTGATCTACATTGCAACCATGGCTGGGAACATCTTCATCGTGGCATTAGTTGTGACTGATCAACACCTTcatacccccatgtacttcttcctggggaacttgtcctgcttggagacttGCTACACCTcgaccatcctgcccagcttgCTAGCCAGTCTCCTGACTGAGGGCAGGACTATTTCATTTAGTGGGTGTATCACACAATAttatttctttgtttctatggttGCAACAGAATGCTTTCTCTTATTGGTGATGTCGTATGATCGGTGTTTAGCCATAGGCAATCCACTTCACTATGCAGCCCATATGAGTGTCAGGTCTTGCCTCCAGCTTGCAGGTGGCTCTCGGACAGGTGGCTTCCTACTTAGTAGCTTAACAACATTGTTGATATCCCAGTTGACTTTCTGTGGACCCAATGAtattgaccatttcttttgtgattttatCCGCCTGGTAAAAATCTCCTGCAATGATCCTCAGATGATGGAAATGTTGGCTTTAACACTCAGCTTGATTTTCTTACTGGTCCCATTCCTACTTACTTCGATGTCCTACATCTACATCATTGCAATCATCCTAAAAATCCCTTCCAGCACCGggaggcaaaaggccttttccacctgctccttccacctcattgtggtgaccaTGTATTATGGAACTCTACTGATTGCCTATATGTTCCCCACAACCAACAGACTGAGAGACTTCAAGAAAGTTCTCTCTGTCTTCTACACTGTCCTGACTCCCCTGGGgaatcccctcatctacagcctgagaaacaaagaggttaAGGAGGCCCTGAGAAAAGCTAGCAGGAAATCCATGTTTGGACAATGCTAA
- the LOC127032510 gene encoding olfactory receptor 10A7-like, which translates to MNPGQRNQTSITEFILLGFSTIPELQILLFLLFLVIYIATMSGNILIVVLVVFDCHLHTPMYFFLGNLSCLETCYTSTILPSMLAGLLSGDRTISFSRCLTQYYFFASLVATECLLLSVMSYDRYLAICNPMHYAAHMSSRSCLQFIGGSWIGGFLCSGIITLPISQLAFCGPNGIDHFFCDPIPLINLSCNNPQLMEMLAFTLSLIFLLVPFLLTLMSYICIIVTILRIPSTTGRQKAFSTCSSHLIVVTMYYGTLLIAYMFPTTSTLRDFKKVLSFFYTVLTPLVNPLIYSLRNKEVKEALRKASRKSMFGQC; encoded by the coding sequence ATGAACCCAGGACAGAGAAATCAAACAtccatcacagaattcatcctcctgggattcAGCACTATCCCTGAACTGCAAATCCTTCTTTTCCTGCTGTTTCTAGTGATCTACATTGCAACCATGTCCGGGAACATCCTCATCGTGGTGCTTGTTGTGTTTGATTgtcaccttcacacccccatgtatttctttcttgggaacttgtcctgcctggagacctgctacacTTCAACCATCCTGCCCAGCATGCTGGCCGGTCTTCTGAGTGGGGACAGAACAATTTCATTTAGTAGGTGTCTCACACAATAttatttctttgcttctctgGTTGCAACAGAATGCCTTCTCTTATCGGTGATGTCATATGATCGGTATTTAGCTATATGCAATCCAATGCACTATGCTGCCCATATGAGCAGCAGGTCTTGCCTCCAGTTTATAGGCGGCTCTTGGATAGGTGGCTTCCTATGTAGTGGCATAATAACATTGCCGATATCCCAATTAGCTTTCTGTGGTCCTAATGGtattgaccatttcttttgtgatccTATCCCTCTAATAAACCTCTCCTGTAataatcctcagctgatggaaatGTTGGCTTTCACTCTCAGCTTGATTTTCTTATTGGTCCCATTCCTACTTACCTTGATGTCCTACATCTGCATCATTGTgaccatcctgagaatcccttccaccactgggagacaaaaggccttttccacctgctcctcccacctcattgtggtgaccaTGTATTATGGAACTCTGCTGATTGCTTATATGTTCCCAACAACCAGCACACTGAGAGACTTCAAGAAAGTTCTATCTTTCTTCTACACTGTCTTGACTCCCCTGGTgaatcccctcatctacagcttgagaaacaaagaggtcaagGAGGCCCTGAGAAAAGCTAGCAGGAAATCAATGTTTGGACAATGCTAA